GCGCACCGCGTCTCCTGCGCTCGCGGCTCTGGCTGCCGCGCTGAGCACACCGCGCCCACCGACCGCCGGGTGCTCCGACGCGCCCCGACTCCGGCGGAGCACCCGGCACCCAGCCCGTCCTTCTCCTTCCCTGCCAGGAAAGGAATCCTCGATGGCCCGCTCCCTTCTCACACCGCACCGGCCCTGTCACCCGCCCGGCCGGCGATCGGGGTGACACCGGCCAGGCATCGCGCCTAATGGACCACCGCGACGACGAGACCTCGCTGCTTCCGCAGCTCCACGATGACGCGAGAGAACCCGATCACCGGCACGCCTGGCAGGTCGTCGACGCCGAGACCATCGGCCACACGCGGCTGCGCCGACTCCGGTGTGCCCACCCCAGCTGCCGCGAGCGCCAGGTCCGGATCACCCCGTGAGTTGCCCGGCGCAGTTCGGATCACTCGCCTCGTGAGACCACGACGCTCGGCCCCGACGTCCACAGAGGACTACGAGCCCACGCAACCCGATCAGGAGGACACGATGAGCGCACTCGACAGCGTCGACAGCCGACCGAGCACCGGCACGGGCGACTGCATCCCGCTCCGAGACCCCGAGACGGAGGCACAACCCCGAGCTCTCTTGCTGCACCCCACCACGGTCGCCACCATCGCCGACCGCGCCGAGGCCGAGGACCTCAGCTACTCGGAGGCACTTCGCAGGCTCGTGATGGACGGGCACCAACTGTGGGCTGACAGAAGTAGGGCCTACAGCTTGGACTGAAACATCGGCCCTGACTGCACGGGCAGAACAAAGTAAAATCAGCACTGAAGCAACAGAAACATCAACATATGCAGTTCACGCACTCTGCATCCCGCACATCAAAAAATGATTACCGTCAGTAACCAGTCAGCTCGGACATCTGCGGTCCGAACTCGACCGATCGGACCTAGCCAGATCTTGATCCACTGACCAGAATGAAAATCGGCCGGGCAAGCCACTGACCACTCTTGCCCCATAGTCCGACCCGCCCGCAAGGGATCGGGGAGGAGAAGTAACCCTGGCGTTTAGGCGGCGTCAGGGTTGTTTCTCCTCCCCACAGCGCTACAGCGGGAAGTGAACTAAGATCAGCCACGCGGTCAGGAAAAATACTCCCATGACCCCGCTCGCGCCCCATTCGGGGTGAGGCATATTCGGGTCCTTGATCTCGTTACGGGGCTCTAGCCAATACCCTTCTCCCCAGACTCTGGCCACTAAGAGCGATCGACGATCGCGCTGTTGATCATTCTATAGTGCCCGATATCAGTACGGACGAGTGGCCCGTACGAGCAAGCTGGCGGCGCCCGTTACCGCGAGCGCGAAGCCTCGTCAATCCGATGGGCGAAAGTCGACCCGAACGAGTGATATGGAGCTGCTTGGGCTAGTGCGGCAGTTCCTCGGCGGCGAACGCGATACGGCGCACCCCGGGCCTAGAGGAGCGAGAACTGTGTGTTGATCTGCGTATCGAGCGCTTCGTCCCGGCCATCCAGGACCTCCGAGGCAAGTACCAGACTATGTTCCGCCTCAGAGTTCCGACCCGCCGCTGCCAACGCCTGCGCGAGGAACGTCAACGCCTCGGCGCTTGCGACCCGATCAGGCCGGCGGCGATACAACAGCACTGCTGCGCCGTAATGTCGGATCGCCTCGTCGACCTCCAGTCGAGCATAATGGCACCGCCCAACGACAAGGTGTGCGTATCCGCAGCGGTGGTCAAGCTTTGCTTTCTCAAGTAGTGGAATTGCAGAAAGTGCTGCCTGAATGGCTTCGTCGAGATCGCCGACGTGATAATAAAGAGCCCCCAGCTCGGCGAGTGCATCGCCTTGGATCTTCAAGCTCTGGGCCTTGCGGCCTGCCCTCGCTGCCTCATTGAAGGCCCGGGCAGCGCCCAGGAAGTCACCAGCCGCTCGGCGAGCGACGCCGAGTACGACGAGTGCGTTGCCGATCTTCGGCCCCACTCCCAGCGAGCGATAGATCGCCACCGACTCCTCGGCCAAGGAAACCGCACGGTCTGGGTGGTCGAGTCGAAATTCGAAGTATGCCATGTTGCCCAGAACCAGAGCTTGGTTCACCCGGTCCCCACGCTCTACGGCAAGCACATAAGAAGAACGATATGTGACCAATGCTTCGTCATACCGACGCTCGTTCATGTACGTGAAGGCCAGATTATTCAACAGTCCAGCCTCGGCCTCAGGCTCGATCTCCCGCACTTCGCGGGCGGCAGCTATGCCGATCTTGAGCACCGGAATCAGTTCAGCCGCCCTACCGAATCGATACAAAACATCTTCAAATGTCGCCACTATCCGCCAAGCGTGACCATTCAACCGCTCTCGATGAGCCAGGCCGACCGCGCCTGACAGGTTCTCCCACTCCTGAGAGAACCAGGACAATGACTGATCTACTCCATCAAGCTCGGATGGAACAACGTAGGTACATGCAGGCGGCGGAGGCGGCGGGTCCTCCTCTGGATGAATGTGTCGGTACGCATTCCGCGCAGTCAGGAGATACCAGTCCAACATCCTTCGTAACGAGGAACCGCGCTCAGGAGCGAGGGAATCTCGTTCCAGTCGACTGATCGCATACTCACGGATCAGATCATGAAACTCGTAGCGATCGTCGGCACCCTGACTGAGGAGATGACCACTCACCAGGACGTCGAGGTGGCGACGCACCTCGGCTGCCGTCAGATCGACCACGGCTGCGGCCACCCCGACGCCGAAGCTGGCACCGGGGTGGCCGCCAAGCAGCCGGAATGCCCGGCGAGACTCCTCGGCCAGCGCGATGTATGAGTAGGAGAACACCGCCGCCAGGGAGGTCTTGTCGCCCACATCGAGCAACTGGTTTCCCCGCATCTCGCGGGCGATGACGGCAAGCGGTACCCGGCTCTGTTTCTTCACCCTGGCTCCGATGACTCGCAGCGCCAACGGGATGCCCTTACCTCGTTCGATCAGCAGGGCAAGCCCGTCCTTGTCCAGCGCCGGCCGGCTCTCCGAGATCACTCGCCGCAGCAGCCGCTCGGCCTCCTCCTGGTCGAGCTGCGGAACCTCGACGTCATCGGCGCCACCGTGCACCATGAGATTCTCGAACCGATTGCGGCTGGTGATCAGGACGAGGCAGCCGGACAACGCGGCGAGCAGCGGCCGGACATGCTCCTCGTCCAGCGCGTTGTCCAAGACGACGACCACCGTGCGTCCGACGGTCAACTCTCGCAGGCGGACGACGGACCGGTCGAGGGTCGTCGGAATGCGGTCCGGCTCGATCCCGAAGTCAAGCAGGAACCGGCGCAACACCTCCGCAGGTTCCTTCTTCCCGAGAGGGCTGTAACCGGTCAGGTCGGCGAAGAGCTGACCATCGGCGAAACGGCCTCGCGCCACCATCCGAGCGACCCAGGTGAGAGCCAGTGCGGTCTTACCCACCCCTCCCACCCCGTGGAGCACGACCACACCCGATTGCGGGCGATCCGTCACGGGGAACAGCGAGTCGAGCCGCTTCAGCAGCCGCTCTCGTCCCACCAGGAGGTTCGGCGGCCACTGCTGTATCGAAGGGCGAGTGAGGTCCTGCGCCGATGGAGGCGGCGTGCGTCCCGCTTCTCCTGGTACGGCCGCCCGGTTCAACCCGCCAGATTTCAGCCGGCCGTACAACCCCCGCAGCTCTGCCAGGACAGGAACTCCTTCCTGCACGAGCACCCTGACCAAGTGCTCGTAGTGCTCCTTCGCCTCGTCGACTCGGCCGACCGCCGCGAGCACGGTCAGGCGGCGCATCGCCACCTGCTGGTTCTTCGGGTGCTCGTCCACCAGCCTGTTCAGCAGCCCGAACGCCTCCTGGTGCTCGTCGAGGGCGAGTCGACTGTCCAGTAGAGCGAGGCAGGCAGGCACGAAGTGATCGGCAATCATCAGAGACCGGGTACGTTCTGCCTCCGCACCGTTCAGATCCTCCAGCAACTGGTCGTTCCACAGCTCGACGCAATCCGCGAGAAGCCCACGTGCCATAGCGTGTTCACCGGCCGATGCACGGGTTCTGGCCGTCTCGACCTCCGCGCGGAATCGATGGAAGTCGATCAGCTTCTTGTCGATCAGCAGTTGATAGCCGTCCGAAGCGGATTTGATCTCCGCCTGCTGCCCGCGCAATCCTCCCCGAGCCTTCTTGATATGCGTCTCGACGAGATTCCGGAGGCCAGCTTCTCGCCCACCAGGGTGTGCTGCGGCCTTGCCCAACTCCGCTGGCCTCCACACGTTTCTGATGATTTTCGACCTGCTGACGTTTGTGTTCGGATGCAACATCAGCAGACCCAGGATCGCCCGCACTTTGGCCCTGGGCAAGAGCACCGGAGAACCGTCGACGACCGCTCGTGTCTTCCCCAAGATCTTGAATTCGACTGTCACCCAGCCCCGCCCTCCCGCTGGCACCGGATTCGCCACCAGTCTCATCGAGACACGGATCACAATCGAGACCTTCACCCGAAGTGGTTCGGTCGAACGGCCCGAATTACCCCGAGCGGCGGAGGGCGTTCCCTCGATAGGTGCAGTCGATCCGCCGAATCTGTCTGGGGACCCGCGGGGCGAACGGCCACCGCCGCAGAGACTCACGTGGTCGCTGGATATCGGGCACCGGCGAACAGGCCGTCCCTCGCGCCACCCTGTCAAGCCGGCCTGCCGAGATTTTCAAGATCTTCCGCACCGGGCCGGACCAGCCGTGTCCCCGGCCTGTCCCCGCTGTGTCCCCTCGACCGTCCCCCGCCGTGCCCCCGGCGTGTCCACATCGGCTCCGAACCTGGTGTCGACCGGATGCGGGGTGTGTCGGCTCGGAGAACCCGAGCGTTACGCGCCGGTCGGGGAGGAAAGGGAATCATCATGTTCGGAGAAGCGTGGATTCGCGGGCCGGTCAGCCTCGGTGGCGAACGGTGGCTGACCCGCAGCGGCTGCAAGCAGGTCCTGGTGCTGGTCCCGACGCTGGTCGCGGGTGTCCGGCTGCTGGACGTCCTGCCGCTGCTGGAGACCGATCACCGGATTCAACTGTTCATGACCGCCTCGGGCGACAGTCAGGTCTGGCCGGGTGCCAGGGATTTCGCCGACGCGCAGGGCTTCGTGCGGCTGCCGTGGCAGCAGGCGACGCAGACCCGGTTCGATCTGGTCCTCGCGGCGACCCGAGAGGATCTGGAACACGTCAAGGGACCCGTCTTGGCACTGCCGCACGGCGCGAGCCTGCTGAAGTCCCGACTGCGTCCGGCCGATCCCGGCCGGGGCTACCATCCGGAACACGGGCTGTCCCGCCAGTATCTGACCTACAACGGCAGACTGCTCCAGGCCGGACTCGCCCTCACCCATGACGACGAACTCGACGCCTTGGCCGAGGCCTGCCCCGAGGCGCTGCCCACGGCGGTGGTCGCAGGCGATCTGTGCTTCGACCGGCTGCGGGCCTCGCTGCCGTTCCGCGAGGAGTACCGGCGGGCGTTCGGTGCACAGGACGGTCGCACGCTCGTGGTCGTCAGCTCGACCTGGACCGAGCAGTCCGGATTCGGCGAACATGCCGAGTTGTTTCATCGGGTGGCCGCCGGGCTGCCCCGCGACGAATTCCTCGTGGTGGGTGTGCTGCATCCGAACACCTGGACGCAGCACGGCCGCAGTCAGGTGCGGGCCTGGCTCGGTGACGCGCTGGACGCGGGGCTCGTGCTGCTGCCGCCGGAGCGCGGGTGGCACGCGGCGTTGATCGCGGCGGACTGTGTGATCGGCGATCACGGCTCGGTGACCGTCTACGGGGCCGCCCTTGATCGACCAGTGCTGCTCGCGGCCTGCCCGGAGTTTCAGCTCAGGCCCGACGGCCTCGCCGCGTCCGTCGCGAGACGAGCCGGGCGACTGCGGCTCGACGGCCCGATTCGCGACCAGGTAGAGCAGGCGATCCGAACACATCCGGCGGGACAGGCGGGCAGCCTCGCGGCTCAGGTGACCTCACGCCCCGACCAGGCAGGCGGCATCCTGCGTCAGATGATGTACCGGCTGCTGGGCCTCGACGAGCCCGTCAGGGGTGTCCCCGTCTCGCCGGTGCCCCTACCCGATCCGCTGCCGCAGGATGGGAGCATTCCGCGATGACCGGACTACCGGATCACCCGGCGACTCGCCCGTCGAGACCGCCGCATGCCTCGGTGTCGGCCTGGCCGGTGCGAGCCGACGACCCCGACGAACCTGGCATCCACCTCGTTGGGTGCAGCATCCCCGGAACGGCCGGTGTCCCGCCGCGTACCCGAGGCCGGTTCGTCGTCGGTGACCTCGACCACCTGACCGCACGGGGACGGCAGCTGGCAGACGTCCTCGTCGCGAATTCCGGCCAGGAGTCGACATCGCCGGAGCTGGCGGAGGAACTGCTCGCGAGCAGCGCGGCAGCGCTCGTCGTCGTCTCGCTCGATGGGCGGCGGGTCCAGCTCACGGCCCGCGATCGGCAGCGGGTCGTGGTGTCGGCCGACATCGGTTCGTCCACGCCTCGGCCGTGGGCGGCCATCGGCTATCCGTGGTTGCTCGCCGAGCATCCGCTGAGTGCACTCGCCTCGGCGCGGCTGGTGGTCCGCAGGAACGAGCAGGGCGAACCGGTGCGATTACGTGCCGAGCTCGGGTCCTGAACCAGGAAGCGCGCCTTCGCCATCGGGGGACCCGGTGGCGAAGGCCGCCTCGGCGGCGATGGCGGACAGCCGCTCGCGCACTGCGGCGGCGTCCTCGGGGTTCTCCTCCCCGAGCAACACCAGGGCACGCTGAAGATGCACACGGGCCTGGGGGAACTCATCACGACGGTGGTGGAGTTCCCCCAGGCCCCGATGCACCTCGGCGCGGACGAACACCGAACTGGTCTGGTCGACGGCCGCCAACGCGGCGGTCAGTTCGGCCTGAGCGGCCTCGAAGTCACCAGCCCTGGCGTGGGCATCACCGAGAACCACGGCGGCCCGCGTGGCATTCGGGACGTCGGACAAGCCGATCAGCACGAGTTTCGCCTTGGTCAGTTCGGTGATCGCCTCGTCATAGCGGCCGAGGTCGAGAAGCACCCGGCCCAGCAGTCGACGACGCAAGGCCGCCCCGCGTTCGGTTCCCGACTCCGCCTGCTCCTCGATCGACAGCGCCCGCCGCAGCAGCCGCAGTGCCTCCTCGCCGTCGTGTCGCCGTCGGGCTGCCTCGCCGAGGTGAGCCAGCGCCGTGGACTGAATGGTCGGCGCGTCGAGTTCCTCGGCCAGCCGGAGCGCACGTCGAGCCTCCTCGACGACCTCGTCGAACCGGCCCGCGCGAGACAACGCGACCGTCAGCTGAACGAGCAGCCGCGCCTCGACGAGCGGATCGCCGAGCCGCCGGGCGGCCGCAACCCCCTGTCGGTGGTTGTCGATCCACTCGCGGAATCGCCGGGTGTTGAGATACAGCCCCCACATGGCCTGGCTGAACTGCCAGGCCAGGTCGTCCCAGCCCCGCTCGATCGCCTGGCGCAGCGCCGAGGTCAGGTTGTCGTGCTCCACGAGCAGCCAGGCGAGCGCCTCCGTCGGGGAGGCGAACGCGGCGGGCTCCGGACGCACGGCATCGAACATCGGGCCCTCCGCCGGACGCAGCGGCATCAGGACCAGGTCGGCCCGCACCGCCGCGCGCAGATAGTGCTCGACGACGGCCCGCGCCGCGTCGGCACCCTCGTCGACAGCACACCGCGAGCGCGCATGCAGCCGCAGCAGGTCGTGGAAGCGGAGCCTGCCTTCGGCACGTTCCTCCAGCAGATTCGACTCCAGGAGCGTCTCCAGCAGTTCGTCCGTCTCGTCCTCGGACTCCCCCGCCGCAGCGGCCGCGGCGGCGAGGCCGAACTCGCGACCGGGATGCCACCCCAGCCTGCGATACAACCGCGCGGCATCGGACGGAAGACCGCCATAGGACAGATCGAAGATGCTCTCCACCGACACCGCCTCGGCGGACAGCCGCGTCAACCGACTCTCCTGGTCGTCGAGGTTGGTCACCACGCGACTGATCCGCAGCCTCGGCCGGGCGGCCAGTTGGGCGCCCGCGACCGACAAGGCCACCGGAAGACAGCCGCACTGCCGAGCCAGTCGAGACGTGGAGTCCCGCTCCGCCGCCGCCCGTTCCGAGCCGACGAAGCTGGCCAGCAGCTCGACCGCGCTCTCCTCGTCCAACGGGGACAGCGCGAGGAACCGGGCGCCGTCCATCCCCAGTCCGATGAGCCGGACCCTGCTGGTGACGACCACGATGGACTGGGCGGACGTCGGAAGCAGTGGCCGGACCTGTGCGGCGGTGCCCGCGTTGTCGAGCAGCACCGCCACGGCCTTGTCCGCGGTCATCGTCCGGAACAACGCCGTTCGCTCGGGCAGTTCGTCCGGGATCTGCTGGTCGGAGGCTCCCAGTGCCCGCAGAAAGGCGGCGAGAACCCGCTCGGGCAGGACCGCGTCGACGCCGAAGCCGCCGAGGTCGGCGTAGAGCTGCCCGTCCGGTGTCTCCTCGGTGATGCGCTGCAGCCATTGGGCGGCCAGCGTCGTCTTCCCGACGCCGCCCAGGCCGGACACGACGGTCAATGATCGACTGCTACTGTCGGATCGCATTCTGTCGAGCAGCCGAAGTTCCTCGGCCCGACCCGTGAAGCGGCTCGACCCGAACGGCATCTGCCGGGGAATCGCGACTCGATTCGGCCTTTCAGCGGTGTGCAGATGAATTCCGCCGTGTATCGGCCCGGCCTGCACTGCGGTGCCGAAGACGGCGCCGGAGAGGGCATTCGCCACGCCGATGCTCTGCTGCTCGGAATCCTCCTCCATGACCCCCCAACCACCACCCGTGGGCCCGGCGGAACCCGCCTGCCCACCGTGCCGCAGCCACCCATCACCCGACCGTGGCTGCGCTGACGATCATAGTGATGAAATCCACGATGTCGTTGATACACGCGGGGGAACCGTCGATGCGATTGAGTTCTCCGGAAAACAAATGGGCGTCTTCGACGACGATTCGACATTGCCAAGCACGGTGGTAATCATGGTCGACGCGAAACCGAGCGGTGCCGCCGGAACGTGTCGCCCGACGGCACCGGCGGAGTACCTCGGCTCACCCCGCCTCACGTGCGGGACCGAGGCTGATCAGCCCGCACCCGTAGGCCTTGGCCCGCCCGATCCCGGCGAGCACCGCGGCACGCAATGCCTCGACATCGGTCGGAACGAGGTGCCCGTCGAAGCGAACGGGCTCGATGGTGATCGTGTTGCCGTCCGATCGACCGCGCAGGCCCGGCCGGGGCGCGGGCGCGACGTCCGCCTGGCCGTCGCGGCCCACCGGGAGCACGAAGCCGTGCTGCTCGCCCTTCCGCGCCAGCCACTCCACCTGCTTGGCGGGCAGCCGCTGCGGCACGGGCCTGCCGCGCCCCCGAGTCCCCGGTACGGAGCCGGGGGGATGAATCGCTCGCGTCGGATTGGCGACCAGCCGAAAACTGATCTTGCGCCCCGGGGCGATCAGCCGCAGGAACGGATCGAGCGAGCGGACGTCCGGCGGAGCGGTGAGGTAACCGGCGGGCAGCGCCGCCCATTTCGGCTCCAGCCTGCTCTGCACGAGCAGGACGAAGCCGCGCTCGTGCTCGTCGAGCCGCCACAGCGCCCCGCAGTGTGCCCGCGCGGTCCGCTTCGCGTCGAGGTCGGGGAAGGCCGACATCACGGTGCGGTGCATCTGATGGACGTCGGCGTAGTCCAGGCGGAAGTTCCGCGAGGTCACGTCGACGGTGAGTCGGCTCAGGAACACGAGCGGTCTCCCGGCGAGATCATGGCTGGGGTGAGCGGGATGTCGAGGGTCTTGAATGATCGGCTGGCGAAGCGTCGATCGCCTCGCGCGAAGGACAGCGGATGGTCGGATCGAATCTCGGCTCGCTCGTCGGTGGCGTCGCAGTCGATGACGGCGCGGAGTGGGCGGGGCGCATCCTCGCCACGGGGTCGACCGTCGAGCCGATGTGGACTGTCATCGGCCTCCAGCCAGGGGTGCGTCATGAGGACGGTGCGGAGCGGCAGGTCGGACAGGCCCCATCCGGAGGGGTGGTCCCGTCGGTCCGCAGGCTCCGACGCGTGCAGCAGCGGCCGTGCGGGCACGAATGCCTTCCGGCCGA
The Actinoalloteichus fjordicus DNA segment above includes these coding regions:
- a CDS encoding AfsR/SARP family transcriptional regulator, coding for MTVEFKILGKTRAVVDGSPVLLPRAKVRAILGLLMLHPNTNVSRSKIIRNVWRPAELGKAAAHPGGREAGLRNLVETHIKKARGGLRGQQAEIKSASDGYQLLIDKKLIDFHRFRAEVETARTRASAGEHAMARGLLADCVELWNDQLLEDLNGAEAERTRSLMIADHFVPACLALLDSRLALDEHQEAFGLLNRLVDEHPKNQQVAMRRLTVLAAVGRVDEAKEHYEHLVRVLVQEGVPVLAELRGLYGRLKSGGLNRAAVPGEAGRTPPPSAQDLTRPSIQQWPPNLLVGRERLLKRLDSLFPVTDRPQSGVVVLHGVGGVGKTALALTWVARMVARGRFADGQLFADLTGYSPLGKKEPAEVLRRFLLDFGIEPDRIPTTLDRSVVRLRELTVGRTVVVVLDNALDEEHVRPLLAALSGCLVLITSRNRFENLMVHGGADDVEVPQLDQEEAERLLRRVISESRPALDKDGLALLIERGKGIPLALRVIGARVKKQSRVPLAVIAREMRGNQLLDVGDKTSLAAVFSYSYIALAEESRRAFRLLGGHPGASFGVGVAAAVVDLTAAEVRRHLDVLVSGHLLSQGADDRYEFHDLIREYAISRLERDSLAPERGSSLRRMLDWYLLTARNAYRHIHPEEDPPPPPPACTYVVPSELDGVDQSLSWFSQEWENLSGAVGLAHRERLNGHAWRIVATFEDVLYRFGRAAELIPVLKIGIAAAREVREIEPEAEAGLLNNLAFTYMNERRYDEALVTYRSSYVLAVERGDRVNQALVLGNMAYFEFRLDHPDRAVSLAEESVAIYRSLGVGPKIGNALVVLGVARRAAGDFLGAARAFNEAARAGRKAQSLKIQGDALAELGALYYHVGDLDEAIQAALSAIPLLEKAKLDHRCGYAHLVVGRCHYARLEVDEAIRHYGAAVLLYRRRPDRVASAEALTFLAQALAAAGRNSEAEHSLVLASEVLDGRDEALDTQINTQFSLL
- a CDS encoding tetratricopeptide repeat protein, with translation MTVVSGLGGVGKTTLAAQWLQRITEETPDGQLYADLGGFGVDAVLPERVLAAFLRALGASDQQIPDELPERTALFRTMTADKAVAVLLDNAGTAAQVRPLLPTSAQSIVVVTSRVRLIGLGMDGARFLALSPLDEESAVELLASFVGSERAAAERDSTSRLARQCGCLPVALSVAGAQLAARPRLRISRVVTNLDDQESRLTRLSAEAVSVESIFDLSYGGLPSDAARLYRRLGWHPGREFGLAAAAAAAGESEDETDELLETLLESNLLEERAEGRLRFHDLLRLHARSRCAVDEGADAARAVVEHYLRAAVRADLVLMPLRPAEGPMFDAVRPEPAAFASPTEALAWLLVEHDNLTSALRQAIERGWDDLAWQFSQAMWGLYLNTRRFREWIDNHRQGVAAARRLGDPLVEARLLVQLTVALSRAGRFDEVVEEARRALRLAEELDAPTIQSTALAHLGEAARRRHDGEEALRLLRRALSIEEQAESGTERGAALRRRLLGRVLLDLGRYDEAITELTKAKLVLIGLSDVPNATRAAVVLGDAHARAGDFEAAQAELTAALAAVDQTSSVFVRAEVHRGLGELHHRRDEFPQARVHLQRALVLLGEENPEDAAAVRERLSAIAAEAAFATGSPDGEGALPGSGPELGT
- the cas6e gene encoding type I-E CRISPR-associated protein Cas6/Cse3/CasE; translated protein: MFLSRLTVDVTSRNFRLDYADVHQMHRTVMSAFPDLDAKRTARAHCGALWRLDEHERGFVLLVQSRLEPKWAALPAGYLTAPPDVRSLDPFLRLIAPGRKISFRLVANPTRAIHPPGSVPGTRGRGRPVPQRLPAKQVEWLARKGEQHGFVLPVGRDGQADVAPAPRPGLRGRSDGNTITIEPVRFDGHLVPTDVEALRAAVLAGIGRAKAYGCGLISLGPAREAG